CACTGTCGGACAGCACCGCCAGACCACGCTGTACTTCCTCCCAGCGGGTGAGATTTTTGGGGAAGGTGGTGCCGTTTCCCACGGATTTCACCGGCTCCTGCTGGCCCGCCGGGCGGACGGGGCTGCCGTCCAGTCCGTTGGCGTACTCATGGAGCTGAAGACCCAGCTTTCCCAGCAGCGTCTCCAGCATCTGGGGGGAGCAGGCCGCCAGCTGGCCGATGGTCTCCACGCCGTACTGGTGCAGCACCCGTCCGGCGGCTCGGCCCACGAACAGCAGGTCCCCCACCGGCAGGGGCCAGACGATATCCTGCCAGTTTTCCCGGCTGATGACGGTGGTGGCATCGGGCTTTTTATAGTCACTGCCCAGCTTGGCGAACACCTTGTTGAAGGACACGCCCACGGAGATGGTCAGCCCCAGCTCCTGCCGCAGCCGCCGGCGCAGGGCGTCGGCAATGGTCTTGGGGTCGCCGCCGAAGAGGTGCATACTGCCGGTGATGTCCAGCCAGCTCTCGTCGATGCCGAAGGGCTCCACCAGATCGGTATACTGCTCATAGATGGCGTTGACCCGCCGGGAGTACTCCCGGTACAGGCCGTGGTGGGGCGGCAGCAGCACCAGACCGGGACACTTCTTCTTGGCCTGCCAGATGGTCTCCGCCGTCTGGATGCCCAGCCGCTTGGCAGGCTCGTTCTTGGCCAGAATGATGCCATGGCGGGAGGCGGGGTCGCCGCAGACAGCGGTGGGAATGTCCCGCAGATCGGGGTGGCTCAGCAGCTCCACCGAGGCAAAAAAGCAGTTCAGATCACAGTGCAAGATCACCCGGTCGCCCATGCGGCACACCTCCTTAGACTCAATCGTTTGTTCTATTATATCATGGCTTGCACCGTCACACAAGAGAAAAACGCAGTCCCCTGAGAGAACGGAGGACTGCGTTTCGGGCTTACGGATGTTATTTGTGCAGCAGGGGGGACAGGGGCTTGTAGATGAGGAGGCAGATGCCCACATTCAGCAGCCCCTTGCACAGGGTAAAGGGAACGTTGAACACCACCAGGCAGTTCAGCAGCGCATTGCCGGT
The genomic region above belongs to Vescimonas coprocola and contains:
- the dinB gene encoding DNA polymerase IV; this encodes MGDRVILHCDLNCFFASVELLSHPDLRDIPTAVCGDPASRHGIILAKNEPAKRLGIQTAETIWQAKKKCPGLVLLPPHHGLYREYSRRVNAIYEQYTDLVEPFGIDESWLDITGSMHLFGGDPKTIADALRRRLRQELGLTISVGVSFNKVFAKLGSDYKKPDATTVISRENWQDIVWPLPVGDLLFVGRAAGRVLHQYGVETIGQLAACSPQMLETLLGKLGLQLHEYANGLDGSPVRPAGQQEPVKSVGNGTTFPKNLTRWEEVQRGLAVLSDSVAMRLRQQGLYCGGVSVSLRNAQFRTVSRQMRLPAPTHLMKDIWQSAMELTQRLWKAPEPVRMLTVTALYITDSADSFQQLDLLEAPVVSRQQEKQEKLERTMDAIRGKYGRGSISFGLPGEDRAGWDD